Proteins encoded together in one Streptomyces umbrinus window:
- a CDS encoding MFS transporter: MSSSSSSALTLPGDPPGGRRAVTVWSVGVSVYFVAVIFRTSLGVAGLDAADRFHVNASALSTFSILQLLVYAGMQIPVGLMVDRLGTKKVLTLGVVLFTIGQLGFALSPSYGMALASRALLGCGDAMTFISVLRLGSRWFPARRGPMVAQLAGLVGMAGNLVSTLVIARLLHGVGWTAAFAGSSVAGVVVLVLMLLFLKDHPEGHEPEPFPHHGAAYVRRQIAASWREPGTRLGLWVHFTTQFPAMVFLLLWGLPFLVEAQGLSRAAAGELLTLVVLSNMLIGLVYGQIVARHHAARLPLALGTVFSTAVVWGATLAYPADHAPMWLLIVLCVVLGACGPASMLGFDFARPANPPERQGTASGITNMGGFVASMTTLFAIGVLLDATGGDYSVAFSVVFVLQAFGVSQILRLRKQAARRERLVASRVETVHVPA; encoded by the coding sequence ATGAGCTCGTCCTCCTCCTCGGCGCTCACCCTCCCCGGTGACCCGCCCGGCGGGCGTCGCGCGGTCACGGTCTGGTCGGTCGGCGTCTCCGTCTACTTCGTCGCGGTCATCTTCCGTACGTCGCTGGGGGTGGCCGGCCTCGACGCCGCCGACCGCTTCCACGTCAACGCCTCCGCGCTCTCGACCTTCTCGATCCTGCAGCTCCTCGTCTACGCGGGCATGCAGATACCCGTCGGCCTGATGGTCGACCGGCTCGGCACCAAGAAGGTGCTGACCCTCGGCGTCGTCCTGTTCACGATCGGGCAGCTGGGCTTCGCGCTCTCGCCCTCGTACGGGATGGCGCTCGCCTCGCGCGCTCTGCTCGGATGCGGTGACGCGATGACGTTCATCAGCGTGCTGCGCCTCGGTTCGCGCTGGTTCCCGGCCCGGCGCGGGCCGATGGTCGCGCAGCTCGCGGGGCTCGTCGGCATGGCGGGCAACCTCGTCTCGACGCTCGTCATCGCCCGGCTGCTGCACGGCGTCGGCTGGACGGCCGCCTTCGCGGGCAGCTCGGTCGCAGGCGTGGTCGTCCTCGTCCTGATGCTGCTGTTCCTGAAGGACCACCCCGAGGGACACGAGCCGGAGCCCTTCCCGCACCACGGAGCCGCGTACGTACGCCGCCAGATCGCGGCGTCCTGGCGGGAGCCCGGCACCCGGCTCGGGCTGTGGGTGCACTTCACGACGCAGTTCCCGGCGATGGTGTTCCTGTTGCTGTGGGGGCTGCCGTTCCTCGTCGAGGCCCAGGGCCTGTCACGGGCGGCGGCCGGGGAACTCCTCACGCTGGTCGTGCTCTCCAACATGCTCATCGGCCTCGTGTACGGGCAGATCGTCGCCCGGCACCATGCGGCGCGGCTGCCGCTGGCGCTCGGTACGGTGTTTTCGACGGCCGTCGTGTGGGGTGCGACGCTCGCCTATCCCGCCGACCATGCGCCGATGTGGCTGCTGATCGTGCTGTGCGTGGTCCTCGGTGCGTGCGGGCCCGCGTCGATGCTTGGCTTCGACTTCGCGCGGCCCGCGAATCCGCCGGAGCGTCAGGGGACTGCCTCCGGCATCACCAACATGGGCGGTTTCGTCGCCTCCATGACGACGTTGTTCGCGATCGGGGTGCTTCTGGATGCCACCGGGGGCGACTACTCGGTCGCGTTCTCCGTGGTGTTCGTTCTGCAGGCGTTCGGGGTCAGTCAGATACTGCGGTTGCGGAAGCAGGCGGCTCGGCGGGAGCGGCTGGTTGCCAGCCGGGTAGAGACGGTGCACGTTCCGGCGTAG
- a CDS encoding GlxA family transcriptional regulator, producing the protein MSQGSSQHPTPPLAPAPSPGLRPHRVAVIVDEGTNPFEVGVATELFGLPRPELGLPQPLYELTLCTPTPGVRMNHGFFTLSGVPGLDAVDGVDTLVVPGRPDNVVPRGEAVLDAVRRTHARGARVVSLCTGSFALAEAGILDGRRATTHWRWADLFRELHPKVLLEPDVLFVDEGDVLTAAGSAAALDLGLHIVRRDHGAEIANAVSRRLVFAAHRDGGQRQFVERPLPDVRDESLTPLLAWAQARIGEPLTVADLATHAAVSPATLHRRFRAQLGTTPLAWLTGERVALACRLIERGEERLDVVAARSGLGTAANLRARLRRETGLSPSAYRRRFGPAAGEPLRA; encoded by the coding sequence ATGTCGCAAGGATCCTCGCAGCACCCGACTCCGCCTCTGGCTCCGGCTCCATCTCCTGGACTCCGGCCGCACCGCGTCGCGGTGATCGTCGACGAGGGCACCAACCCTTTCGAAGTGGGCGTCGCGACCGAGCTGTTCGGACTGCCGAGGCCCGAACTCGGCCTGCCCCAGCCGCTGTACGAGCTGACGCTGTGCACCCCCACCCCCGGGGTCCGTATGAACCACGGCTTCTTCACGCTGAGCGGGGTGCCCGGGCTCGACGCGGTGGACGGCGTGGACACCCTCGTCGTCCCCGGCCGCCCCGACAACGTCGTGCCGCGCGGTGAAGCCGTACTCGACGCCGTCCGGCGCACGCACGCCCGCGGGGCCCGCGTCGTGAGCCTGTGCACCGGGAGCTTCGCGCTCGCCGAGGCCGGAATCCTGGACGGGCGCCGGGCCACCACGCACTGGCGCTGGGCCGACCTCTTCCGGGAACTCCACCCGAAGGTCCTCCTGGAGCCGGACGTGCTCTTCGTCGACGAAGGCGACGTGCTGACGGCGGCAGGCAGCGCGGCCGCGCTCGACCTCGGGCTGCACATCGTGCGCCGCGACCACGGCGCCGAGATCGCGAACGCCGTGTCCCGGCGGCTCGTCTTCGCCGCCCATCGCGACGGCGGGCAGCGGCAGTTCGTCGAACGCCCCCTGCCCGACGTACGGGACGAGTCGCTGACGCCGCTGCTGGCCTGGGCGCAGGCCCGGATCGGCGAACCGCTGACGGTCGCGGACCTCGCGACGCACGCGGCCGTGTCGCCCGCCACGCTCCACCGCCGCTTCCGTGCCCAGCTGGGCACGACCCCACTGGCGTGGCTGACGGGCGAACGGGTGGCGCTGGCCTGCCGGCTCATCGAACGCGGCGAGGAACGACTGGACGTCGTCGCGGCACGCAGCGGTCTCGGCACCGCCGCCAACCTGCGGGCCCGGCTGCGCCGCGAGACCGGGCTCAGCCCGTCGGCCTACCGACGGCGTTTCGGACCTGCTGCCGGGGAACCGCTAAGAGCATGA
- a CDS encoding maleylpyruvate isomerase family mycothiol-dependent enzyme yields the protein MSLHPSLQSYADAWTHSIDAISELVSPLVEGEWNRRTPCPGWSVRDLVSHVIGLDCEMLGDPRPIHTLPRDLYHVTNEHQRYMEMQVDVRRHHTAPEMTSELEYTIIRRNRQLRNESRQPDALVRGPLSTEVTLEESMRNRAYDLWVHEQDLRTALGRPGNLDSPGAYVARDVLLSRLPKVVAKDAGAPPNSAVVFDVHGPLEFLRTVRVDAEGVGSIDGAPSLGPAATLTLDWETYFRLACGRVTPEAVADRLKTEGDPELTAAILRNFAVTP from the coding sequence GTGAGTCTGCATCCCAGCCTTCAGTCCTACGCCGACGCCTGGACCCACTCCATCGACGCGATATCCGAACTGGTGTCGCCGCTGGTGGAGGGGGAATGGAACCGGCGGACTCCCTGCCCAGGCTGGTCGGTGCGCGACCTCGTCTCGCATGTCATCGGCCTCGACTGCGAGATGCTGGGCGACCCCCGGCCGATCCACACGCTCCCCCGCGACCTGTACCACGTGACGAACGAACACCAGCGGTACATGGAGATGCAGGTCGACGTACGCCGTCACCACACCGCCCCGGAGATGACCTCCGAGCTGGAGTACACGATCATCCGCCGCAACCGCCAGCTGCGGAACGAGTCGCGGCAGCCGGACGCCCTCGTGCGCGGCCCGCTCAGCACCGAGGTCACGCTCGAAGAATCCATGCGCAACCGGGCGTACGACCTCTGGGTGCACGAGCAGGACCTGCGCACCGCCCTCGGCCGGCCGGGCAACCTCGACTCCCCCGGCGCGTACGTCGCCCGCGACGTGCTGCTCAGCAGGCTCCCGAAGGTCGTCGCCAAGGACGCCGGCGCCCCGCCGAACTCGGCGGTCGTCTTCGATGTCCACGGCCCTCTCGAATTCCTGCGCACGGTCCGCGTCGACGCCGAGGGCGTCGGCTCGATAGACGGTGCCCCCTCCCTCGGCCCCGCCGCCACCCTCACCCTCGACTGGGAAACCTACTTCCGCCTGGCCTGCGGCCGCGTAACCCCGGAGGCGGTGGCAGACCGCCTCAAGACGGAGGGCGACCCGGAACTGACAGCGGCAATCCTGAGGAACTTCGCGGTCACACCCTGA
- a CDS encoding M18 family aminopeptidase, with product MRTPPRFDRGHTDDLMSFLAASPSPYHAVANAAERLEKAGFRQVAETDAWDGTSGGKYVLRGGAIVAWYVPEGAEPHTAFRIVGAHTDSPNLRVKPRPDSGAHGWRQVAVEVYGGPLLNSWLDRDLGLAGRLSLRDGSTRLVNIDRPLLRVPQLAIHLDRSVTSDGLKLDKQRHLQPIWGLGNDVRDGDLIRFLEEESGLTEGETTGWDLMVHSIEPPAYLGRDKELLAGPRMDNLLSVHAGTAALTAVATADEPLSYIPVLAAFDHEENGSQSDTGADGPLLGSVLERSVFARGGSYEDRARAFAGTVCLSSDTGHAVHPNYAERHDPTHHPRAGGGPILKVNVNNRYATDGSGRAVWAAACEKADVPFQTFVSNNSMPCGTTIGPITAARHGIKTVDIGVAILSMHSARELCGATDPFLLANSLVGFLEG from the coding sequence ATGCGCACACCCCCACGCTTCGACCGCGGACACACCGACGACCTCATGTCCTTCCTGGCGGCGAGCCCGTCCCCGTACCACGCCGTGGCGAACGCCGCCGAGCGGCTGGAGAAGGCGGGCTTCCGGCAGGTCGCGGAGACCGACGCGTGGGACGGGACGAGCGGTGGAAAGTACGTGCTGCGCGGGGGCGCGATCGTCGCCTGGTACGTGCCGGAGGGCGCCGAGCCGCACACCGCCTTCCGCATCGTCGGGGCGCACACCGACTCCCCCAACCTGCGGGTGAAACCGCGCCCGGACAGCGGTGCGCACGGCTGGCGCCAGGTCGCGGTCGAGGTCTACGGCGGCCCGCTCCTCAACTCCTGGCTCGACCGGGACCTGGGCCTCGCCGGACGGCTGTCGCTCCGGGACGGCTCGACGCGGCTCGTGAACATCGACCGGCCGCTGCTGCGCGTGCCCCAGCTCGCCATCCACCTGGACCGGTCCGTCACCTCGGACGGCCTCAAGCTCGACAAGCAGCGGCATCTGCAGCCCATCTGGGGCCTGGGCAACGACGTGCGCGACGGCGACCTGATCCGCTTCCTGGAGGAGGAGTCGGGGCTCACCGAGGGCGAGACCACCGGCTGGGACCTGATGGTGCACTCCATCGAACCGCCCGCCTACCTGGGCCGCGACAAGGAGCTGCTCGCGGGCCCGCGCATGGACAACCTGCTGTCCGTGCACGCAGGTACGGCCGCGCTGACGGCCGTGGCGACGGCCGACGAGCCCCTCTCCTACATCCCGGTCCTCGCGGCGTTCGACCACGAGGAGAACGGCTCGCAGTCGGACACGGGAGCGGACGGGCCACTGCTGGGCAGCGTGCTGGAGCGTTCGGTGTTCGCGCGCGGCGGCTCGTACGAGGACAGGGCCCGCGCCTTCGCCGGCACGGTCTGCCTCTCCTCCGACACCGGTCACGCCGTCCACCCGAACTACGCCGAGCGGCACGACCCGACGCACCACCCGCGCGCGGGCGGCGGCCCGATCCTCAAGGTGAACGTCAACAACCGCTACGCGACGGACGGTTCGGGCCGCGCCGTGTGGGCCGCCGCCTGCGAGAAGGCCGACGTGCCCTTCCAGACGTTCGTCTCCAACAACTCCATGCCCTGCGGCACCACCATCGGCCCCATCACCGCCGCCCGCCACGGCATCAAGACGGTCGACATCGGCGTGGCCATCCTCTCGATGCACAGCGCCCGCGAACTCTGCGGCGCCACCGACCCGTTCCTGCTGGCGAACTCACTGGTGGGGTTCCTGGAGGGATAG
- a CDS encoding dihydrolipoamide acetyltransferase family protein gives MTTMTETASGLREFKMPDVGEGLTEAEILKWYVKAGDTVTDGQVVCEVETAKAAVELPIPFDGVVHELRFPEGTTVDVGQVIIAVDVDGGAAPAAPPAEAQAPAASTPTASAPATGSAPAAPAGRTEAPPEKPAAAEEKPKPVGRTPVLVGYGVAESSTKRRPRRGVPAQQPEAAAAAPAVQSELNGHGHAAPATRPLAKPPVRKLAKDLGVDLATVTPSGPDGIITREDVHAAVAPAAPVQETPAAAVPASAPAPVRAPAPVVTYDGARETRIPVKGVRKATAAAMVGSAFTAPHVTEFVTVDVTRTMKLVEEIKRAPDTYGLQGLRVNPLLLIAKALLVAIKRHPEVNASWDEANQEIVQKHYVNLGIAAATPRGLIVPNIKDAHAKTLPQLAESLGELVATARDGKTSPVAMQGGTVTITNVGVFGVDTGTPILNPGESAILAVGSIKLQPWVHKGKVKPRQVTTLALSFDHRLVDGELGSKVLADVAAILEQPKRLITWG, from the coding sequence GTGACGACGATGACTGAGACTGCCTCGGGACTTCGCGAGTTCAAGATGCCCGACGTGGGAGAGGGTCTGACCGAGGCCGAGATCCTCAAGTGGTATGTCAAGGCCGGTGACACGGTCACCGACGGCCAGGTGGTGTGCGAGGTCGAGACCGCCAAGGCCGCCGTCGAGCTGCCGATTCCCTTCGACGGGGTGGTGCACGAGCTGCGCTTCCCCGAGGGGACGACGGTGGACGTCGGCCAGGTGATCATCGCGGTGGACGTGGACGGCGGAGCCGCTCCGGCCGCCCCGCCGGCCGAGGCGCAGGCCCCGGCCGCGTCGACGCCCACCGCGTCGGCTCCGGCAACCGGATCCGCTCCGGCTGCTCCCGCCGGGCGGACCGAAGCTCCTCCGGAGAAGCCCGCGGCTGCCGAGGAGAAGCCCAAGCCCGTGGGCCGCACGCCGGTCCTCGTCGGCTACGGGGTCGCGGAGTCCTCCACGAAGCGCCGCCCCCGCAGGGGAGTTCCGGCCCAGCAGCCCGAGGCCGCCGCGGCGGCGCCGGCCGTCCAGAGCGAGCTGAACGGGCACGGGCACGCGGCTCCGGCGACACGCCCGCTGGCCAAGCCTCCGGTGCGCAAGCTCGCCAAGGATCTCGGCGTCGACCTGGCGACGGTCACGCCGTCCGGTCCCGACGGGATCATCACGCGCGAGGACGTGCACGCGGCGGTCGCCCCGGCCGCTCCCGTTCAGGAGACCCCGGCCGCGGCAGTGCCCGCGTCGGCGCCCGCTCCCGTCCGGGCTCCGGCCCCGGTCGTCACGTACGACGGTGCCCGGGAGACCCGTATCCCGGTCAAGGGCGTCCGGAAGGCGACCGCGGCCGCGATGGTGGGCTCGGCGTTCACGGCGCCGCATGTCACCGAGTTCGTCACGGTGGACGTGACGCGCACGATGAAGCTGGTCGAGGAGATCAAGCGGGCCCCCGACACATACGGGCTCCAGGGGCTGCGGGTCAATCCGCTGCTGCTGATCGCCAAGGCCCTGCTGGTCGCCATCAAGCGCCACCCGGAGGTCAACGCCTCGTGGGACGAGGCCAACCAGGAGATCGTCCAGAAGCACTATGTGAACCTGGGCATCGCCGCCGCCACGCCCCGCGGCCTGATCGTCCCGAACATCAAGGACGCCCACGCCAAGACCCTGCCCCAGCTCGCCGAATCGCTCGGGGAGCTGGTCGCCACCGCCCGCGACGGCAAGACGTCACCGGTGGCCATGCAGGGCGGCACGGTGACGATCACGAACGTCGGTGTGTTCGGCGTCGACACGGGTACGCCGATTCTCAATCCCGGCGAGTCCGCGATTCTCGCCGTCGGCTCGATCAAGCTCCAGCCGTGGGTCCACAAGGGCAAGGTCAAGCCTCGTCAGGTGACGACGTTGGCGTTGTCCTTCGACCATCGCCTGGTCGACGGGGAGCTCGGCTCCAAGGTGCTGGCGGATGTGGCGGCGATTCTGGAGCAGCCCAAGCGACTGATTACTTGGGGGTAG
- a CDS encoding DUF6458 family protein, with amino-acid sequence MGLGGCIILIAAGAILTFATDWDMQGVNLDLVGIIFMIVGLIGVATFSSIAKRRRVVVPPTTPVVTEEQRNRGGYSDGYGA; translated from the coding sequence ATGGGCCTGGGCGGGTGCATCATTCTGATCGCCGCAGGGGCGATCCTCACGTTCGCGACCGACTGGGACATGCAGGGGGTCAACCTCGACCTGGTCGGCATCATCTTCATGATCGTCGGTCTGATCGGTGTGGCGACGTTCAGCAGCATCGCCAAGCGGCGCCGGGTCGTGGTGCCGCCCACCACACCGGTGGTCACCGAGGAGCAGCGCAACCGCGGCGGGTACAGCGACGGTTACGGCGCCTGA
- a CDS encoding D-alanyl-D-alanine carboxypeptidase family protein — protein MITVIKGARIRRAAAVVVTTGAVLATGALTAAPAQALATPTVVAKGGYVMNNGTAKTLYTKAADTRRSTGSTTKIMTAKVVLSQPNLNLDAKVTIQKAYSDYIVSKNASSARLIVGDKVTVRQLLYGLMLPSGCDAAYALADKFGAGSTRGARVKSFIGKMNKQAKDLGLTNTKFDSFDGIGNGSNYSTPRDLTKIASSAMKSANFRAIVKTKKYTAKTITKTGGTRTMAAWTNTNGLLNSYSGTIGVKTGSGPEAKYCLVFAATRNGKTVIGTVLASSSISARESDAKKLMDYAFKK, from the coding sequence TTGATAACCGTCATAAAGGGCGCACGAATTCGCAGAGCTGCCGCAGTGGTCGTCACCACCGGAGCCGTGCTCGCGACCGGGGCCCTCACAGCGGCGCCCGCGCAGGCCCTCGCGACCCCCACGGTCGTCGCCAAGGGCGGCTACGTGATGAACAACGGCACGGCCAAGACGCTCTACACCAAGGCCGCGGACACCCGCCGTTCCACCGGCTCCACGACGAAGATCATGACCGCGAAGGTCGTGCTGTCGCAGCCGAACCTCAACCTGGACGCCAAGGTCACCATCCAGAAGGCGTACAGCGACTACATCGTCTCCAAGAACGCCTCGTCGGCACGGCTGATCGTCGGCGACAAGGTCACCGTCCGCCAGCTGCTGTACGGGCTGATGCTGCCGTCCGGCTGCGACGCGGCGTACGCGCTCGCCGACAAGTTCGGCGCCGGCTCGACGCGTGGCGCCCGCGTGAAGTCGTTCATCGGCAAGATGAACAAGCAGGCCAAGGACCTCGGTCTGACGAACACCAAGTTCGACTCGTTCGACGGGATCGGCAACGGCTCGAACTACTCCACGCCGCGCGATCTGACGAAGATCGCCAGCAGCGCGATGAAGAGCGCCAACTTCCGCGCGATCGTGAAGACGAAGAAGTACACGGCGAAGACGATCACGAAGACCGGTGGCACCCGCACGATGGCGGCGTGGACCAACACCAACGGTCTGCTCAACAGCTACAGCGGCACCATCGGCGTGAAGACCGGCTCCGGCCCCGAGGCCAAGTACTGCCTGGTCTTCGCCGCGACCCGCAACGGGAAGACGGTGATCGGCACGGTTCTTGCCTCGTCGTCGATCTCGGCCCGCGAGTCCGACGCGAAGAAGCTGATGGACTACGCCTTCAAGAAGTAG
- a CDS encoding LURP-one-related/scramblase family protein encodes MKFLVRDRLLGIGDDYWIEDEHGRKAFLVDGKAMRLRDTFELKDAQGRVLIDIHKKMLALRDTMVIERDGEPLATIRRKRLSLLRNHYRVALADGTELDVSGKILDREFVVEYDGELLAHISRRWLRVRETYGVEVVRDDADPALLIAVAVCVIHLAERERDSD; translated from the coding sequence ATGAAATTCCTCGTACGCGACCGGCTCCTGGGCATCGGTGACGACTACTGGATCGAGGACGAGCACGGCCGCAAGGCCTTCCTCGTCGACGGCAAGGCGATGCGGCTGCGGGACACCTTCGAGCTGAAGGACGCGCAGGGGCGGGTGCTGATCGACATCCACAAGAAGATGCTCGCCCTGCGGGACACGATGGTCATCGAGCGGGACGGTGAGCCGCTGGCGACCATCCGCCGCAAGCGGCTGTCGCTCCTCCGCAACCACTACCGCGTGGCCCTCGCCGACGGGACCGAGCTCGACGTCAGCGGCAAGATCCTCGACCGTGAGTTCGTCGTCGAGTACGACGGCGAACTCCTCGCCCACATCTCCCGCCGGTGGCTGCGGGTCCGGGAGACCTACGGCGTCGAGGTCGTACGCGACGACGCGGACCCTGCCCTGCTGATCGCGGTGGCGGTATGCGTGATCCACCTGGCGGAGAGAGAACGGGACTCGGACTGA
- a CDS encoding GntR family transcriptional regulator codes for MSLAVKQPPAAERVYAHVKQAVLDRRYEGGTLLTEGELADAVGVSRTPVREALLKLEVEGLIRLYPKKGALVLPVSAQEIADVVETRQLVEEHAIRKAVPASPALIERLTELLAKQKEQAAAGDLSGAAVTDRCFHAEIVRSGGNEILSRLYDQLRDRQLRMGVAVMHAHPDRITKTLTEHREILDALRSGDAEAAVALVHRHVSWFSNLARGDVR; via the coding sequence ATGTCTTTGGCAGTGAAGCAACCTCCCGCCGCCGAACGCGTCTACGCGCACGTCAAGCAGGCTGTGCTGGACCGTCGTTACGAGGGCGGGACCCTGCTCACCGAGGGCGAACTGGCCGATGCGGTCGGGGTCTCACGGACTCCGGTGCGCGAGGCGCTGCTCAAGCTGGAGGTCGAGGGACTGATCCGGCTCTACCCGAAGAAGGGCGCCCTCGTGCTGCCCGTCTCCGCACAGGAGATCGCGGACGTCGTGGAGACCAGGCAGCTCGTCGAGGAGCACGCGATCCGCAAGGCCGTCCCGGCCTCCCCCGCGCTGATCGAGCGCCTCACCGAACTCCTTGCGAAGCAGAAGGAGCAGGCGGCCGCCGGCGATCTGTCCGGAGCCGCCGTCACCGACCGCTGCTTCCACGCCGAGATCGTCCGCAGCGGGGGCAACGAGATCCTCTCCCGCCTCTACGACCAGTTGCGCGACCGCCAGTTGAGGATGGGCGTCGCCGTGATGCACGCCCACCCCGACCGGATCACCAAGACGCTCACCGAGCACCGGGAGATCCTCGACGCGCTGCGCTCCGGTGACGCGGAGGCGGCCGTCGCCCTGGTCCACCGCCACGTCAGCTGGTTCTCCAACCTGGCGCGGGGGGACGTCCGATGA
- a CDS encoding alpha-ketoacid dehydrogenase subunit beta produces MTAEKMALAKAINESLRTALDADPKVLIMGEDVGKLGGVFRVTDGLQKDFGEERVIDTPLAESGIVGTAIGLALRGYRPVVEIQFDGFVFPAYDQIVTQLAKMHARALGKIKLPVVIRIPYGGGIGAVEHHSESPEALFAHVAGLKVVSPSNASDAYWMMQQAIQSDDPVIFFEPKRRYWDKSEVNREAIPGPLHKARVVREGSDLTLAAYGPMVKVCQEVAAAAQEEGKSLEVVDLRSMSPIDFDSIQASVEKTRRLVVVHEAPVFLGTGAEIAARITERCFYHLEAPVLRVGGYHAPYPPARLEEEYLPGLDRVLDAVDRSLAY; encoded by the coding sequence ATGACCGCGGAAAAGATGGCATTGGCCAAGGCGATCAACGAATCGCTGCGCACGGCCCTCGACGCCGACCCCAAGGTCCTGATCATGGGCGAGGACGTCGGCAAGCTCGGCGGCGTGTTCCGGGTGACCGACGGCCTGCAGAAGGACTTCGGCGAGGAGCGGGTCATCGACACCCCGCTCGCCGAGTCGGGCATCGTCGGCACGGCGATCGGCCTCGCACTGCGCGGCTACCGCCCGGTGGTGGAGATCCAGTTCGACGGCTTCGTCTTCCCGGCGTACGACCAGATCGTCACGCAGCTCGCGAAGATGCACGCGCGGGCGCTCGGCAAGATCAAGCTCCCCGTCGTGATCCGCATTCCGTACGGCGGCGGCATCGGAGCGGTCGAGCACCACTCCGAGTCCCCGGAGGCCCTGTTCGCGCATGTCGCGGGCCTCAAGGTCGTCTCGCCCTCGAACGCCTCCGACGCGTACTGGATGATGCAGCAGGCCATCCAGAGCGACGACCCGGTGATCTTCTTCGAGCCGAAGCGGCGCTACTGGGACAAGTCCGAGGTGAACCGGGAGGCGATCCCCGGCCCGCTGCACAAGGCGCGCGTGGTGCGCGAGGGCAGCGACCTCACACTGGCCGCGTACGGCCCGATGGTGAAGGTCTGCCAGGAGGTCGCAGCCGCCGCCCAGGAGGAGGGCAAGTCCCTCGAAGTGGTGGACCTGCGGTCCATGTCCCCCATCGACTTCGACTCCATCCAGGCCTCGGTCGAGAAGACCCGCCGCCTGGTCGTGGTCCACGAGGCACCGGTGTTCCTGGGGACGGGCGCGGAGATCGCGGCCCGGATCACGGAGAGGTGCTTCTACCACCTGGAGGCACCCGTGCTGAGGGTCGGCGGCTATCACGCCCCGTATCCGCCGGCACGGCTGGAGGAGGAGTACCTGCCTGGCCTGGACCGGGTGCTCGACGCCGTCGACCGCTCGCTGGCGTACTGA
- a CDS encoding cupin domain-containing protein produces MAKNNEPVSLAVALASFEDLWSPRIVTAVNDYDVRLAKVEGEHVWHTHDHTDEFFLVVEGELRIALREPGGERTVVLPKGSLFTVPRGTEHKPSSPSGAAILVIEPTGTLSVGDRHEEVPDHVDATTGHVLNS; encoded by the coding sequence ATGGCCAAGAACAACGAACCCGTCTCCCTCGCCGTCGCGCTCGCCTCCTTCGAGGACCTGTGGAGCCCGCGCATCGTCACCGCCGTCAACGACTACGACGTACGCCTCGCGAAGGTCGAGGGCGAGCACGTCTGGCACACCCACGACCACACCGACGAGTTCTTCCTGGTCGTGGAGGGCGAACTGCGCATCGCCCTGCGCGAGCCCGGCGGCGAGCGCACGGTGGTCCTGCCCAAGGGGTCGCTCTTCACGGTCCCGCGCGGCACCGAGCACAAGCCGAGTTCACCCTCCGGCGCGGCGATCCTCGTCATCGAGCCCACCGGCACGCTGTCGGTCGGGGACCGCCACGAGGAGGTCCCCGACCATGTGGACGCCACCACCGGGCACGTGCTGAACAGCTGA